The Acidimicrobiales bacterium genome has a window encoding:
- a CDS encoding nitrate reductase subunit alpha, with product MSAARAGGAELLAGSGLVRAARYLQPGVPSPDTRELHRRGGRRAEDFYRERWRHDKVVRSTHGVNCTGSCSWQVFVKDGIITWETQAVDYPSVGPDSPEYEPRGCPRGASFSWYTYSPARVRYPYVRGVLLEAWRAARERLGDPVAAWAEVSGDPERARAYKSARGRGGFVRAPWPEVLELVAAAHVHTVATYGPDRTAGFTVIPAMSMASYAAGTRFYSLLGGVVLSFYDWYADLPVASPQTFGDQTDVPESADWWNASYLIVWGTNLPITRTPDAHFMAEARYRGQKVVVVSPDYSDHTKFADEWLAAAPGTDAALAMAMGHVILTEFYRDRPDPPFAAYAARYTDLPFLVSLRERADAYVPDHFLTAADLGERVELAEWKTVVLDEATGEPAVPNGSVGFRWSESGAGRWNLDLGEIRPALSLYGRPGAEALPVDLPRFDVGEGQGGSTVRRGVPAVRLGGRLVTTVFDLVMAHYGVARPGLPGEWPSSYDDAGAPYTPAWQEAITSVPAAAAVRVAREFAANAEASGGRSMIAMGAGTNHWYHSDQIYRTFLALLLLTGCEGVNGGGWAHYVGQEKVRPLTGWSTLAFAADWVRPTRHMPATPFWYLATDQWRYEAARADELATPLGVGRLAGRSVADCNLYAARCGWLASHPTFDRNPLDLADEAVASGRSCDDFVVGELAAGRLRFAAADPDDPANFPRVLTVWRSNLLGSSGKGHEYFLRHLLGADHAVAASPCPPEARPREVAWRESAPEGKLDLLVDIDFRMTSTGIYADVVLPAATWYEKHDLSSTDMHPFVHSFNPAIAPPWEARPDFEIFQDLAAAFSRLAAGRLGVRRDLVAVPLLHDTPDECAQPGGRALDWQAGECPPVPGRTMPRLVVVERDYPGLAERFGALGPLVDELGATTKGVVFPVGAEVEYLRSRNGTVRGGVAHGRPRLDRAILFCEAILALSGTTNGRLAVAGFEALEARTGVRLADLAHERAGDRITFADTIAQPRSVICSPEWSGAESSQRRYAPFTVNVERLKPWHTLTGRQHLFLDHDWVAELGEMLPTYRPPLDLVAAFGDQRRPGTGPQLVARFLTPHSKWSIHSEYQDNLHMLNLFRGGPVIWVNDLDARRLGVADNDWVEAYNRNGVTVARAAVSHRVPPGTVLMYHAVDRHLEMPLSELSGLHGGTDNSLTRVVMKPTHLIGGYAQLSYGFNYYGPTGSQRDELAVIRRRSQDVAF from the coding sequence GTGAGCGCAGCGCGCGCCGGCGGGGCCGAGCTCCTCGCCGGCAGCGGCCTCGTGCGGGCGGCCCGCTACCTCCAGCCGGGCGTGCCGTCGCCCGACACGCGTGAGCTGCACCGCCGTGGCGGGCGGCGCGCCGAGGATTTCTACCGGGAGCGCTGGCGCCACGACAAGGTCGTGCGCTCGACCCACGGCGTGAACTGCACCGGCTCGTGCTCGTGGCAGGTCTTCGTCAAGGACGGGATCATCACCTGGGAGACCCAGGCGGTCGACTACCCGTCGGTGGGGCCGGACTCGCCCGAGTACGAGCCGCGCGGCTGCCCGCGGGGGGCGTCGTTCTCCTGGTACACGTACTCGCCGGCGCGGGTGCGCTACCCCTACGTGCGGGGCGTGCTCCTCGAGGCGTGGCGCGCCGCCCGCGAGCGCCTCGGCGACCCGGTGGCGGCGTGGGCGGAGGTGAGCGGCGACCCCGAGCGCGCCCGTGCGTACAAGTCCGCGCGCGGCCGCGGCGGGTTCGTGCGCGCGCCGTGGCCGGAGGTGCTCGAGCTCGTCGCCGCGGCGCACGTGCACACGGTCGCCACCTACGGCCCGGACCGTACGGCCGGGTTCACCGTCATCCCGGCGATGTCGATGGCCTCCTACGCGGCCGGCACGCGCTTCTACTCCCTGCTCGGCGGCGTGGTCCTCTCCTTCTACGACTGGTACGCCGACCTGCCGGTGGCCTCGCCGCAGACCTTCGGCGACCAGACCGACGTGCCGGAGTCGGCCGACTGGTGGAACGCCTCCTACCTCATCGTGTGGGGCACGAACCTGCCGATCACGCGCACCCCCGACGCGCACTTCATGGCGGAGGCCCGCTACCGGGGCCAGAAGGTCGTCGTCGTCTCGCCCGACTACTCCGACCACACGAAGTTCGCGGACGAGTGGCTCGCCGCGGCGCCGGGCACCGACGCCGCCCTGGCGATGGCGATGGGCCACGTCATCCTGACCGAGTTCTACCGGGACCGACCCGACCCGCCCTTCGCCGCCTACGCAGCGCGCTACACCGACCTGCCCTTCCTCGTCTCGCTGCGCGAGCGCGCCGACGCGTACGTGCCCGACCACTTCCTCACCGCCGCCGACCTCGGCGAGCGTGTCGAGCTGGCCGAGTGGAAGACGGTCGTGCTCGACGAGGCGACGGGCGAGCCGGCCGTGCCGAATGGATCGGTCGGCTTCCGCTGGAGCGAGTCGGGGGCCGGCCGCTGGAACCTCGACCTCGGGGAGATCCGCCCGGCGCTCAGCCTCTACGGGCGGCCTGGCGCCGAGGCGCTCCCCGTCGACCTCCCGCGCTTCGACGTCGGGGAGGGTCAGGGGGGCTCGACTGTGCGGCGCGGCGTCCCGGCGGTCCGCCTCGGCGGCCGTCTCGTCACGACCGTGTTCGACCTCGTGATGGCCCACTACGGCGTGGCGCGCCCGGGGCTCCCGGGCGAGTGGCCGTCGTCCTACGACGACGCCGGCGCACCCTACACGCCAGCCTGGCAGGAGGCGATCACCTCGGTGCCGGCCGCCGCGGCCGTGCGCGTCGCTCGCGAGTTCGCCGCCAACGCCGAGGCCTCAGGCGGTCGCTCGATGATCGCCATGGGCGCGGGGACCAACCACTGGTACCACTCGGACCAGATCTACCGCACCTTCCTCGCTCTCCTCCTGCTCACCGGGTGCGAGGGGGTGAACGGCGGGGGCTGGGCCCACTACGTGGGGCAGGAGAAGGTGCGCCCACTGACGGGGTGGTCGACCCTCGCCTTCGCCGCGGACTGGGTGCGGCCGACCCGGCACATGCCGGCCACCCCGTTCTGGTACCTCGCCACGGACCAGTGGCGCTACGAGGCGGCCCGGGCCGACGAGCTCGCCACGCCCCTCGGCGTCGGGCGCCTCGCCGGACGCTCCGTCGCGGACTGCAACCTCTACGCGGCGCGCTGCGGCTGGCTCGCCTCCCACCCGACGTTCGATCGCAACCCGCTCGACCTCGCCGACGAGGCCGTCGCCTCGGGGCGCAGCTGCGACGACTTCGTCGTCGGGGAGCTCGCCGCCGGGCGGCTCCGCTTCGCGGCCGCCGACCCCGATGACCCGGCGAACTTCCCGCGGGTCCTCACGGTCTGGCGCTCGAACCTCCTCGGCTCCTCGGGCAAGGGCCACGAGTACTTCCTCAGGCACCTCCTCGGGGCCGACCATGCCGTCGCGGCCTCTCCGTGTCCGCCCGAGGCGCGCCCGAGGGAGGTCGCGTGGCGCGAGTCGGCGCCCGAGGGCAAGCTCGACCTCCTCGTCGACATCGACTTCCGCATGACCTCGACGGGCATCTACGCCGACGTGGTGCTGCCGGCGGCGACCTGGTACGAGAAGCACGACCTCTCCTCGACCGACATGCACCCGTTCGTGCACTCGTTCAACCCCGCGATCGCGCCCCCCTGGGAGGCGCGCCCGGACTTCGAGATCTTCCAGGACCTCGCCGCGGCCTTCTCCCGGCTCGCGGCCGGGCGGCTCGGCGTGCGCCGGGACCTCGTCGCCGTGCCGCTCCTGCACGACACCCCCGACGAGTGCGCCCAGCCGGGCGGGCGGGCGCTCGACTGGCAGGCAGGGGAGTGCCCGCCCGTGCCCGGCCGGACGATGCCCCGCCTCGTCGTCGTCGAGCGGGACTACCCGGGCCTCGCCGAGCGCTTCGGCGCGCTCGGACCGCTCGTCGACGAGCTCGGCGCGACGACGAAGGGGGTCGTCTTCCCCGTCGGAGCCGAGGTCGAGTACCTGCGCAGCCGGAACGGGACGGTGCGCGGCGGCGTCGCGCACGGTCGTCCTCGTCTCGACCGGGCGATCCTGTTCTGCGAGGCGATCCTCGCGCTCTCGGGGACGACGAACGGGCGGCTCGCGGTCGCCGGCTTCGAGGCGCTCGAGGCGCGCACGGGTGTGCGGCTCGCCGACCTCGCGCACGAGCGCGCCGGCGATCGCATCACCTTCGCCGACACGATCGCCCAGCCGCGCTCGGTCATCTGCTCGCCGGAGTGGTCCGGCGCAGAGTCGTCCCAGCGCCGCTACGCCCCGTTCACCGTGAACGTCGAGCGGCTGAAGCCCTGGCACACCCTCACGGGGCGCCAGCACCTCTTCCTCGACCACGACTGGGTGGCCGAGCTCGGGGAGATGCTCCCCACCTACCGCCCGCCGCTCGACCTCGTCGCCGCCTTCGGCGACCAGCGGCGGCCGGGGACCGGCCCGCAGCTCGTCGCGCGCTTCCTCACCCCGCACTCGAAGTGGTCGATCCACTCCGAGTACCAGGACAACCTGCACATGCTGAACCTGTTCCGCGGCGGGCCGGTCATCTGGGTGAACGACCTCGACGCGCGCCGCCTCGGGGTCGCCGACAACGACTGGGTCGAGGCGTACAACCGCAACGGCGTCACGGTGGCGCGCGCCGCGGTCAGCCATCGCGTCCCGCCGGGGACCGTGCTCATGTACCACGCCGTGGATCGCCACCTCGAGATGCCCCTCTCCGAGCTGTCCGGGCTGCACGGCGGCACCGACAACTCGCTGACGCGCGTCGTCATGAAGCCGACGCACCTCATCGGCGGCTACGCCCAGCTCTCCTACGGCTTCAACTACTACGGGCCGACCGGCTCGCAGCGGGACGAGCTCGCCGTCATCCGGCGCCGCTCGCAGGACGTGGCGTTCTGA